Part of the Streptomyces sp. NBC_01460 genome, CGCCGACGAGACCGCGTCGGACGTGGCGGACGCCTATCGCGAGGCGATCGCCCGAGCCGACGAGGTCGTCCACGCGTGCACCGACCTGGACCGCCCCGGCGCACGCTCGCTGCGCGAGACCCCGCCGCCGTCGATGCGCTGGGTGCTGGTCCACATGATCGAGGAGACCGCCCGCCACGCCGGTCATGCGGACATCCTGCGCGAGCAGATCGACGGCTCGGTCGGGCGGTGATGCCGGTCTCGTACCTCAGGAGTGATCGCGACGACCAACCGGTCGCCCCTTCGGGACGGATCGTCTAGGAGCGGGTTCGGCACAGTTCCCGGTCCACGAGTGTGGTCATGGCCTCCTGGGTGTCCCGTCCGCCGTCGCTGTTGACGTACACCACGGCGGTCCGGGCACCGCCCCGGGTGGCGCCGCCCCAGGTGCGATAGCCGAGCAGGTTGCCCGGATGGCCGAAGTAGCTGCCACCGCAGGACAAACTGATCTCGCCCAGGCCGAGTCCGTAACTCACGCCCCGATCGGGTGTGGGCACGGTGGTCGTCATCTCGTCGAGCTGTTCCCGGGGCAGCAGCCGGCCGCCGAGCAGATCGGCGTAGAAGCGGTTCAGGTCGTGCGTGGTGCTGATGAGGGAGCCGGAGCCGATCGCCATGCTTGGATCGAGCACCGTGACGTCGCTGCTGGTGCCGGTGCCGAACGCGGTGTAGGCCTGGGCGTGCGGGCCCGGGACCAGCGGGAAGGTGCCGGGCACGAGGGTGTTCCTCAGGCCCAGTGGGCGGATGATCCTGGACCGCACCTCATGGGCCCAACTCCGGTGGGTGACCTCGTGGATGATCATCGCGGCGAGCATGTAGTTGGTGTTGGAGTAGGACCAGCCGGTGCCCGGCACGGGAGGCTGCCGCATCGCCGTCGCCACCAGCTCCTCGGGGGTGTAGGTACGGAACCGTTCGGCCCGGTAGCCCTCCGCGCTGTTCAACGCGGGTACCTCCGGCAGCACCTCGGGGATGTGGCTGGTGTGCTGGAGCAGCTGCCGCACGGTGATCCGGCTGCCGTCGCTGCCGCCCCGGACCACTCCCGGCAGCCACGTCTCGACGGTGTCCTCCAGGGACAGCCGCCCCTCGCCGACGAGTTGCAGGATCACCGTGGCGGTGAAGGTCTTGGTGGCGCTGCCGATCCGAAATCTTCCGTTCCACGGCATCGGCCGTCCGGTGCCGATCCGGGCCGTCCCGGCGCGCGCGCTGTCACGGCCGCCCGGTGACGTCACCTCGGCGAACGCCCCGACAGCGCCGGTGCCGTGGACCGCGTCCACCTGCTGCTGGAGCGGATCGGTGCCTCGCGGCTCCGTCGCCGCCGCAGGTCCGGCCGTTGCGGCGAGGAGTACCGAGGCCAGACCGGTGACGAGCAGGCCGTGGCGGTGCCGTCCTGACGCATGCTTGATCATTTCCTCGTCCGTTCGGGTCGTCCGCGCGTACAGGGACCGCTCAGGCCGCAGCTGTTCCGCCCCGAGCGTGTGGCGACCATCCCACCAGCGGGGAGCGGATCCGCCCATCCGGCCGTCCCCATGGGCCGAGGGTGTGCTGCCCTCACGGGGGCGCCGGGGGTTCCCCTCATGAGGAGCCTGAGGGGAACCCCCGGCTCACCGTCCTGAACAGCGGGGGCGGCGGCCGGGGCCTAGCCGATGGTCACCACCCGCGCCCACGCGGGTGGTCCGCCGGGGCGGTACTCGGGATCGGACTCGTCGTAGGACGAGCGCCCGTGGTGCCGCCCGAAGAGCCCCACCACCGTCCGGCACGACGGACGCCGGGACGGCCAGGGGGTCTGGCCGTCGGTCAGGACCACCACGACGTCCGGGCGGGGGCGGGTCTCCAGGGCGCGGGTGAAGCCCGTACGCAGGTCCGTTCCGCCGCCGCCGAGCAGCTCCACCCCCTCCGCGCCCCCGCACAGGGGGCGGACCCGGCCCGCCGCCGCGTCGCACGGCAGGACGCCGACGAGGTCGCCACGTCCGCCGACCGCCCGTGAGATCGCCGCCACCTCCAGCAGGGCGCTACCCAGTTCGGCGTCACTGACCGATCCCGAGGTGTCGATCACCACCACGACCCGCGTCGGTCTGCGCCGCAGGCTGGGGAGGACGGCGCCGGGAACCGCCGCCGAGCGCCGGGCAGGCCTGCCGTAGACGTAGTCCTCTCCCGTCCCCGGCGCGGAGGCCGCCGCGCGCACGGCCGCGCCCAGCAACTGCCGCCACGGCTGCGGCGGGTGGAAGGCCTCCTCCGCCCACCGCCGCCACCCTGCGGGCGCGCTCCCCGGACGGCCGACGATGCCCTGCGCGACCCGGAACCGGACCGCGTCCCGCTCCTGCCGGCTGAGCCCGTACGCCCCGTCCGGGCCCAGGTCCCAGGGGCGCGGGAGGCCGTCCGCGCCGCTGCCGCACTCCAGCCACGCCAGATGGGCGGTGTGCGGGCCGAGCCGGAACTGGCGGAGGTAGTCCTCCATCAGTTCGCCGTCCCGGAGCCCCAGGCTCCCCGGCACGACGGCTCCCTCGGGCTTCACCAGGCCGTCACCGAAGATGTCGTCGTTGATCTCGCAGTCGGCCGCGATGTTCATCCGCAGCCGCTCCGCCGGGCCGCTCAGCTCGTGCAGGTGCGCGTAGCGGTCGCTGCGCCCGTGATGGTCGCGCAGCAGGTGGGACACCTCGTGCACCCATACGCCGGCCAGCTCCTCCACGGGGGTGCGGTCGACGAACGCGGGGGACACGTAGCACCGCCAGTGGGCGTCGACGGCCATCGTCGGTACACCACGGGACTCCACGACGTGCAGGGCGAAGAGCGCTGTCGCCAGATAGGGGCGGGCCCGCGCCGCCTGGAGGCGGGCGGCGAAGAGCTTGTCCGTGTCCAACGTGCCCGGAGTGTCCGGCACATCCGGAGTGTTCGGCGCGTCCGAGGTGCCCGTCGTGTTCCCGGGGACCTCGCGGGGCGCGGCCGGCCGGCCGCCGGGGGAGGGACTGTTCATCGGTCCGCCGGTGCGGAGGACAGGGCCCGGACGTTCGCCCGGTCGGCCCGCCGGGACACGGACACCGCCCCGGCGATCCCCTCGATCGACTCCGGGACGTCCCAGTCGTCGCGGCGCAGGGAGGCCAGCGTCGTCGCCGGGACGACCAGCAGATCCGGAGCGCCGGTCTCCGCCGCCCTCGCCAGCAGGGCCCACGCGGCGTCCCACCGGTCCTTCGCCGGACGCGCGCGGACGGCCGCGACCACCCCGTCCAGCGCCGCCTGCCGCAGGTCGCCGCGTTCCGGAAGCCGTGCGCCGCCGGGGTCGGCCAGCAGGTCCTCCGGGTCCGGCAGGTCCATCCGGTCCACGTAGGCCAGCAGTTCCAGCCCGGGCCCGTCCCCCACCGTCCCCCTGACGAGCATCGACAGGACGTCGCGGGAGGCGCCGGCGGCGGTGGCGAACGCGATCAGGGACAGCGTCATGTCCCAGCTGCGCGGTGACGGCCAGGCGCCGCCCCGCTGCGTCTCGCCCGAGGGCAGCCGGTGTACCAGGGCGGGCCGCGCGCCCAGCAGTCCGCAGACCGCGCGGCGTGCGAACGCCACGGCTTCGGTGAGCCGGCCGGGATCCAGCGTCGGCAGCGTGGCCCGCGGCCAGACGCCGCCCAGCCCCCGCACCACGACGTCCACGTCATGGACCCACTGCAGATGGACGAACCGGTTGGCGAGCGGCGGACTCAGCTCCCAGCCGTCGGCGGCGGAGGACCGGGGGTTGGCGGCGGCGACGATCCGGACGTCCGGCGGCAGCCGCAGGGATCCGACCCGGCGTTCCAGCACCAGCCGCAGCAGGGCCGCCTGCACGGCGGGAGGAGCCGTGGACAGCTCGTCGAGGAACAGCAGCCCGCGTCCCGCCCGTACGAGCCGCACCGCCCAGTCCGGCGGAGCCATGGGGATGCCGTTGCCCGCCGGGTCGTCACCGATGACGGGGAGGCCGGAGAAGTCCGACGGTTCGTGCACGCTCGCGATCACCGTGGTCAGCGGCAGGTCGAGCGTGTCGGCGAGCTGGGTGAGCGCGGCCGTCTTGCCGATGCCGGGCTCGCCCCACAGCAGCACGGGCAGGTCCGCCGCCACCGCCAGGGTCAGCGCCTCCAGCTGCGGATCCGGGCGGGGCGCGGTCGTCGTGTCACGCAGCAGCCCCAGCAGCGCGCCCGACACGTCGAGCCGGGAGGCCGGGACGTCGGAGGGGCACGGCTGGGGTGTCTCGAAGAGCGGGGTGGACGTGGGCATGAGGCATCACCTTTGGGGTCGTCCGAAGCCGTCGCGGCCGGGAGCCGCGGGCGCGGGAGGAGTAAGGAAGGAGGGCGGCGCCGCAGCGCGGATCCGCCGGTGGCGGAGGTCAGCGGGATGCTGCTTGCCGGGGTCGTGAGCGGTGGGTCTCGGGGCGGGACGGTGTCCGGGCCGGCTCGCCGTGCCGGAGGCCGGGACCGGCCAGTCCCGCCCTGAACAGGCCGTGTTTGACGCGCTGTAGGGCCGCGTCGTGGAGGGCGTCGCGCAGGTCGCCGTCGCGCAGGAGCGCCCCGGGGCCGAGCGTGCTCTCGATCCGGGTCAGCGCGCCCGCGGAGTCGCCGTGCGCCAGCCGGTCACGGACCTCGGTGAGGCAGTCCGGCCGGCGGTGCGCGGCGTCGATGACCTGGAGGCAGGGGAGCGGCGTGCCGGTGAGGGCGGCGAGCAGCTCCTCCCGCCGGATCTCGGCGGGGTCGTGGTCCAGCGGGACCAGCACCCCGTCCACCAGGCCGATCCGGTGCCGGGCGCCTCGGCAGTCCACGACGCGGGGCACCGTAGGGCCGTCCGCGGGCGATCCCGTGTCCGCGCCCGGCCCGGACGGCGGCGCGCCGGGCGCCAGGGCCGCGGCGACCAGCGGATGCAGCCCGCCGGCCGCGATCCAGCCGCCGCACAGCAGTTCCAGGTCGGGCAGGACCCACGTGGCGGCATCGGGCAGGACCGGGAGTCCCGCGCAGGCGCCCGCCCGTGCGAGCCGGGCCGACCGCACCTCCGGCGCACCCTCATCCGCCCCTGTGCGCGCAGGAGATGGGCGTACGTCGAGCAGGAGACGGCGCCGAGCGCCGAGGCGGACCGCGACGCGGCCCCCCTCCGTACGTCCCTCCGCGCTCAGCAGCAGAGCCGCCTCGGCGGCCCACCCGTCGAGTGCGAACCGCTCAGGGTCCGGTACCGACGGGGCCCACGCGGGCGCGGGCCGGTGCTGCGGCCCCGACGTCGCGGCAACAGCCCCGGCGCGGCCGCGCAGTTCACCGCTGCTGTCCGCGTCCCACAGGTGGCGGTGCAGGTCGAGACGGAACCGTCGGTCGGGGGCACGGTAGCCGCGTGGCCCGGACGCGCGCCCGGGCGGCACCGGTCCGTCCCACACGGCGAGGCTGATCCGCTGCCCGGCGTCCGCCCACGCGGGGGCGGTGCGCGCCACGAGGTGCACCGGACGTGAACGCCCCGGCTCCTCGTACCGGGCGAGGACGAGGGTCGTACCCGGCCGCAGGAAGCCGTCCGGTGCGGTGCGCGGCATGTGCCACCGCAGCAGATCGGGGGCCAGCCGGCGCAGGTCCGCCCGGAGGCGGGACGCGGTGTCGCCACCGTGGACACGTGCGACGGAACGCAGGTCGAGGTCGACGTCGAATCCGGCGGCGGCACACGCCCCTGCCCAGTCGCCGGCGGTGCGCCGGGCCGTCGCGGTCCGGATCATGAGGGGCGGCACGGCGACTTCGCGCACGCGCAGCCAGAGGGAAAGGCGGGAATCTCCGAACGCGGTCCCGGTGAGCATCAGCACTCACCTTGCGCGGACGGGACCCCCAATCTGAGAACCCATCGAGTAGTCATCGGCGGGAGCGTAGCCCGGACCGCCCGCGGGATCCACACCTTTTCCGGAGCGGCACGGGGTGCGCCGGTCAGCCCGCTTCGGCGGAGGCGGGCCGGAGAGGAGACCTCCACCTCGGTCCTGGAGTCGCGAGCGGCCTAGGGTTCCGTGCCATGAGTGAAGCCGAACACGTCATGGACTGGCTGCAGGGCTGGTACGCCGCGCAGTGCGACGGGGACTGGGAGCACGAGTGGGGCGTGAAGATCGACACGCTCGACAACCCTGGCTGGTCCGTCCGCATCGACCTGGAGGACACCTACCTCGAAGCTCATGACTTCCCGCGCCAGGACCTCAGGCGAGGCAAGGACGACTGGATCATCGCCCGGACCTCCGACCTGACCTTCCACGCGGCGTGCGGACCGGGCAACCTCACCGAGGCCCTGACCCTCTTCCGCCGCTGGGCGGGGGAGAACACCCCCGACCGGGGATGAGCCACCCCGGCCCGGCACCTCCGGCCCCGGACGGACCGTACCGAGGGCGCCGGGGGCACTCGCGGCTGAGTTGGTCGCTCAGGCGAGGAAGGCACGGACCGGGGCACCGGCCGTGTCCCGGCACTCCTCGAAGCAGGCGTGGCGGGCCGCGGGGAGGAGGTGGACCCGGGCGTCCGGGATGCGTTCCGCCAGCGGTGGGGCGTTCTCCGGCGGGGTGAGCCGGTCCTGGTCGCCGTGGAGCACCAGCGTGGGCGCGGCGACGGAGGGGAGCGCCTCCCACGCGTCGTGCCAGTTGTCGGTGACCAGGTGGCCGTGGCGGGCGTGCGGCGGCATGTGCGGGTCACCGAGGGTGCCGTACCGGCCGGGATGCCGCGCCCTGGCGTGCGCGGGGACCCTTGGCCTCACATGAATGCCCAGAATGGTACGCCCGCCCGGGTCACCGACACCTCCGGAGGACAACGCATGGCCGACAAAGCAGCGCCCGCCGATGACCTGCCGCTGTCCGGCATCACCGTCGTGAGCATCGAGCAGGCGGTGGCCGCCCCCTTCGCCACCCGCCAGCTCGCCGACCTCGGAGCACGGGTGATCAAGGTGGAGCGCCCGGACGGCGGCGACTTCGCCCGCCGGTACGACACCACGGTGCACGGCCAGTCCAGCTACTTCGTGTGGCTGAACCGGTCCAAGGAGTCGGTGACGCTCGACCTGAAGTCCGAGGAGGGGCGGGAGATCCTGGAGGAACTCCTGGGCCGGGCGGACGTGTTCGTGCAGAACCTCGCGCCCGGCGCCGCCGCGCGCATGGGCCTCGGGGCCGAGGCCCTGGCGGAGCGCTTCCCCTCACTCATCCCCTGTTCCGTCACGGGCTACGGATCGAGCGGACCCTGGGCGGACCGCAAGGCCTACGACCTGCTGGTGCAGTGCCAGACCGGCCTCGTCTCCCTGACGGGCAGCGCCCGGGAGGCCGCCCGGGTCGGGGTGTCGGTCGCCGACATCGCCGCGGGCATGTACGCCTACAGCGGCATCCTCACCGCCCTGTTCACGCGTGCGACCCGCGGGTCCGTACGCGCCGTGGAGGTGTCGCTGTTCGAAGCGCTGGCGGAATGGATGAGCCAGCCCGCCTATTACACGGCGTACAGCGGCACCCAGCCGCCCCGGATCGGCACCCGGCACGCCACCATCGCCCCGTACGGCACCTACACGGCCGCCGACGGCAAGGACGTCCTGCTGTCCGTGCAGAACGAGCGTGAATGGGCCGCCCTGTGCGAGCGGTTCCTCGGTGAGCCCGGCCTCACCGACGACCCCCGCTTCGCCACCGGGTCCGCCCGGGTCAGCCACCGCGACGAGGTCGACGCGCTCCTGGCGGAGCGGATCGCCGCGTCGGACAGCGCCCGGGTGAGGGAGCTGCTCGACGCCATCGGTATCGCCAACGCGCCGGTGAACGACGTGAAGCAGTTCCTGGAGCACCCCGTGCTGGCCGGCCGGGACCGCTGGCGGGACGTGCCCGTACCCGGCGGTGAGACGGTGGCGGCCCTGGTCCCGCCCGTCGACCTGGCCGGCACCACCCCGCGCATGGACGCCGTCCCCGCGCTCGGTGAGCACACCGAGCGGATCCTGGCCGAGCTCGGCCACGCACCCGCCCGGATCGACGCCCTGCGCGCCCGCGGCGCCGTCTGACCACCCCGACACGGGTACGCGGCCCGGGAGGCGGACGCCGGACGCCGCGTGGCCCCGGTCCGGGATCCTCGTCCCCATGAACACGCCACCGGACGGACTGCCCGCCTACCGAGCTCCGGCCGGGCCGGACGACGCCGCATTCTGCCGTCGTGTCAGTGAGGCGCTCGCCCTCGGCTACGAGCCGCACGAAGGCCCGGCCGTCACCTTCGACGGCAGGAGGGTCATCGTGGCCCAGGCGCTGGTCCGGCCGGCGCGGGGACAGGTGCGTCGCTCCGGCGCGGGCGTGGTCGTTGAGGTCGTCCGTCCGGTGCGGGGGCGGGCGCTTCGGCCGCCGGCTCCCGCGCAGACACGCCCCCTGGTGTCAGGGGTCCGCCGTGAAGCGGAATCGGCGCCGACGCACGCCTGCGCCGGCCCCGCGTGCTCTGAACTCGGCCCATGCGCTGAGGTGTTGCCGCCGAACGCCGCGCGGCGGAGCCCGATTCCGAACGTGTCATGAACCTTGTCAGCGTGGCCGCGGGCGCTCTATTGTCGCGGACAGAAAGCGCTTTCCCCTCCTGGGCGCCGTTCCGGTGGAAGCGTCCTTCGCGACGGCCGTCGCGAAGGACGTGGACGAGCCGCCACCGGTCCGGTACACGGCCCGCCCAGGATCCGGGACGGCCGAACAGCCGTCCCGACCGCTCCGAGAGGTATCTGCACAACAGGCCGACGGGGCCGCCCGGTGAGAAGCCGGCAGCCCTTGAGGTCCGCCGTTGCGACCGCGGCATGAAGCAGCTGATCACATCAGCATGCGCAGACGAATGGGGACACGAAAATGAGACGATCAGTCGCACGGCGACTGTATGCGGCAGTGGCCACGATGGCGGTCGCGGGCGCGACCGGCGTGGTGCTGACGATGCCTCAGGCATCGGCCGCGGTAGCCGGTGGTGCCACCGGCTACGCGACTCAGAACGGCGGAACCACCGGCGGCGCCGGCGGACAGACGGTGCGCGCCACCACGGGTACCGCGATCCACACGGCGCTGTGCAACCGTGCCAGCGCCAGCACCCCGATCGTCATCGAGGTCGAGGGGACGATCAACCACGGCAACACCGCGAAGGTGTCGGGCGACAGCTGCAACACCGCCGCCGGGGTGATCGAGCTCAAGCAGATCAGCAACGTCACGATCGTCGGCGTCGGCAGCGGTGCCGTCTTCGACCAGCTGGGCATCCACATCCGCCAGTCCAGCAACATCATCATCCAGAACGTGACGGTCAAGAACGTCAAGAAGTCCGGCTCGCCCACGTCCAACGGCGGCGACGCCATCGGCATGGAGAGCGACGTCCGCAACGTCTGGGTCGACCACACCACGCTCGAGGCGTCGGGCGGGGAGTCGGAGGGCTACGACGGGCTCTTCGACATGAAGGACAACACGCAGTACGTCACGCTGTCCTACAGCACCCTGCGCAACTCGGGCCGTGGCGGACTCGTCGGGTCCAGCGAGACCGAACTCTCCAACGGCTTCATCACGTACCACCACAACCTGTACGAGAACATCGACTCCCGCGCGCCCCTGCTGCGTGGCGGCATCGCCCACATCTACAACAACTACTACGTGAAGCTGAACGAGTCGGGCATCAACTCCCGGGCCGGGGCGAAGGCGAAGGTCGACAACAACTACTTCAAGGACTCCAAGGACGTCCTGGGGACCTTCTACACCGACGCGGCCGGGTACTGGCAGGTCAGCGGCAACACGTTCGACAACGTGACGTGGTCCGCGCGCGGCAGCGAGAACAACCCCGCCGGGCCCAACCCGACGTCCAACACCACCGTCAGCATTCCCTACGCGTTCACCCTCGACGCCGCGAGCTGCGTGCCGGGCATCGTGGCCCAGACGGCGGGTGCCAACAAGGGCCTGAAGGTGTCGGACGGCAGCTGCTCGCCGACCACGCCCACCCCGACCCCCACTCCGACGCCGGACCCGACGGACCCGACCCCGGACCCGACCGACCCCACGCCGGACCCGACGCAGCCCAGCGGGACCAACCTCAGCCTCGCGGCCGGGGCCGACGGCTCCAGCAAGGCCTCCGGGACGAGCTACGGCAACGTGCGGGACGGCAGCCTGAGCACCTTCTGGTCGCCGGCCGGATCCACCGGCTCGGTCTCCGTGAAGTGGGGCACCGCGACCTCCGTGTCCAAGGTCAACATCCGGGAGGCGTCGGGCTCCGTCCTCGGCTCCTGGAAGCTGATCAACGGTGAC contains:
- a CDS encoding AAA family ATPase → MPTSTPLFETPQPCPSDVPASRLDVSGALLGLLRDTTTAPRPDPQLEALTLAVAADLPVLLWGEPGIGKTAALTQLADTLDLPLTTVIASVHEPSDFSGLPVIGDDPAGNGIPMAPPDWAVRLVRAGRGLLFLDELSTAPPAVQAALLRLVLERRVGSLRLPPDVRIVAAANPRSSAADGWELSPPLANRFVHLQWVHDVDVVVRGLGGVWPRATLPTLDPGRLTEAVAFARRAVCGLLGARPALVHRLPSGETQRGGAWPSPRSWDMTLSLIAFATAAGASRDVLSMLVRGTVGDGPGLELLAYVDRMDLPDPEDLLADPGGARLPERGDLRQAALDGVVAAVRARPAKDRWDAAWALLARAAETGAPDLLVVPATTLASLRRDDWDVPESIEGIAGAVSVSRRADRANVRALSSAPADR
- a CDS encoding alpha/beta fold hydrolase, encoding MRPRVPAHARARHPGRYGTLGDPHMPPHARHGHLVTDNWHDAWEALPSVAAPTLVLHGDQDRLTPPENAPPLAERIPDARVHLLPAARHACFEECRDTAGAPVRAFLA
- a CDS encoding CaiB/BaiF CoA transferase family protein gives rise to the protein MADKAAPADDLPLSGITVVSIEQAVAAPFATRQLADLGARVIKVERPDGGDFARRYDTTVHGQSSYFVWLNRSKESVTLDLKSEEGREILEELLGRADVFVQNLAPGAAARMGLGAEALAERFPSLIPCSVTGYGSSGPWADRKAYDLLVQCQTGLVSLTGSAREAARVGVSVADIAAGMYAYSGILTALFTRATRGSVRAVEVSLFEALAEWMSQPAYYTAYSGTQPPRIGTRHATIAPYGTYTAADGKDVLLSVQNEREWAALCERFLGEPGLTDDPRFATGSARVSHRDEVDALLAERIAASDSARVRELLDAIGIANAPVNDVKQFLEHPVLAGRDRWRDVPVPGGETVAALVPPVDLAGTTPRMDAVPALGEHTERILAELGHAPARIDALRARGAV
- a CDS encoding serine hydrolase domain-containing protein; translation: MIKHASGRHRHGLLVTGLASVLLAATAGPAAATEPRGTDPLQQQVDAVHGTGAVGAFAEVTSPGGRDSARAGTARIGTGRPMPWNGRFRIGSATKTFTATVILQLVGEGRLSLEDTVETWLPGVVRGGSDGSRITVRQLLQHTSHIPEVLPEVPALNSAEGYRAERFRTYTPEELVATAMRQPPVPGTGWSYSNTNYMLAAMIIHEVTHRSWAHEVRSRIIRPLGLRNTLVPGTFPLVPGPHAQAYTAFGTGTSSDVTVLDPSMAIGSGSLISTTHDLNRFYADLLGGRLLPREQLDEMTTTVPTPDRGVSYGLGLGEISLSCGGSYFGHPGNLLGYRTWGGATRGGARTAVVYVNSDGGRDTQEAMTTLVDRELCRTRS
- a CDS encoding immunity 53 family protein, producing MSEAEHVMDWLQGWYAAQCDGDWEHEWGVKIDTLDNPGWSVRIDLEDTYLEAHDFPRQDLRRGKDDWIIARTSDLTFHAACGPGNLTEALTLFRRWAGENTPDRG
- a CDS encoding DUF1737 domain-containing protein; translation: MNTPPDGLPAYRAPAGPDDAAFCRRVSEALALGYEPHEGPAVTFDGRRVIVAQALVRPARGQVRRSGAGVVVEVVRPVRGRALRPPAPAQTRPLVSGVRREAESAPTHACAGPACSELGPCAEVLPPNAARRSPIPNVS
- a CDS encoding pectate lyase family protein, giving the protein MRRSVARRLYAAVATMAVAGATGVVLTMPQASAAVAGGATGYATQNGGTTGGAGGQTVRATTGTAIHTALCNRASASTPIVIEVEGTINHGNTAKVSGDSCNTAAGVIELKQISNVTIVGVGSGAVFDQLGIHIRQSSNIIIQNVTVKNVKKSGSPTSNGGDAIGMESDVRNVWVDHTTLEASGGESEGYDGLFDMKDNTQYVTLSYSTLRNSGRGGLVGSSETELSNGFITYHHNLYENIDSRAPLLRGGIAHIYNNYYVKLNESGINSRAGAKAKVDNNYFKDSKDVLGTFYTDAAGYWQVSGNTFDNVTWSARGSENNPAGPNPTSNTTVSIPYAFTLDAASCVPGIVAQTAGANKGLKVSDGSCSPTTPTPTPTPTPDPTDPTPDPTDPTPDPTQPSGTNLSLAAGADGSSKASGTSYGNVRDGSLSTFWSPAGSTGSVSVKWGTATSVSKVNIREASGSVLGSWKLINGDTGAVLKTGSGAGAVTIAPTSLKKLTFEITSSTGTPKVAEFETYAG
- a CDS encoding vWA domain-containing protein, with the protein product MNSPSPGGRPAAPREVPGNTTGTSDAPNTPDVPDTPGTLDTDKLFAARLQAARARPYLATALFALHVVESRGVPTMAVDAHWRCYVSPAFVDRTPVEELAGVWVHEVSHLLRDHHGRSDRYAHLHELSGPAERLRMNIAADCEINDDIFGDGLVKPEGAVVPGSLGLRDGELMEDYLRQFRLGPHTAHLAWLECGSGADGLPRPWDLGPDGAYGLSRQERDAVRFRVAQGIVGRPGSAPAGWRRWAEEAFHPPQPWRQLLGAAVRAAASAPGTGEDYVYGRPARRSAAVPGAVLPSLRRRPTRVVVVIDTSGSVSDAELGSALLEVAAISRAVGGRGDLVGVLPCDAAAGRVRPLCGGAEGVELLGGGGTDLRTGFTRALETRPRPDVVVVLTDGQTPWPSRRPSCRTVVGLFGRHHGRSSYDESDPEYRPGGPPAWARVVTIG